A region from the Salvia splendens isolate huo1 chromosome 15, SspV2, whole genome shotgun sequence genome encodes:
- the LOC121766884 gene encoding protein FAR-RED IMPAIRED RESPONSE 1-like, translated as MEEVLVVPECSPELKPIVGQKFQSQDFAFAFYDVRLSKRCGCKASISFKFFSEGGLPGYIIQEFNEVHNHYMVARDIKAYTHEFDVQMVLDDMANKKELSKAFDVQMVLDDTLMMHFSVLVIRMYCMIFTLFTGKDNHGRPVTFAAGLVYNEKIGAFAWLFKHFVECMGVAPKMIVTDQDLGMRSAIEEVLVGTRHRWCMWHIMHKLATKVPNRLLRDEDFKKEFNACVLSNLLEPHEFEEEWNGVVERHGLEDIDWFNTLYDYRTTSISESENSFYKNFLKPRANIAKFYLNFNNALEFQRNSRTKLDYHDATALPILATTLSFEKHASTMYTDSMFKKIQEEIVEGNDRCRVLGFSSTDMVNTYKLGDNNRNSYFVRHDKTDESYSCDCKLNNEVKKIPDKYSESRWMKTPLAKAVHGQFDDTLPTKSIGDDRQIISKQGILMFYGFLRRFETDIDVLRAFVGGVEELGNSLQSRTPTTSASEKRRMIEEFCGMVRPEVVEVHPLDVVKTKGHANSSASRVISKRENAI; from the exons atggaagaag TGTTGGTTGTACCCGAGTGTTCTCCAGAATTGAAGCCCATCGTCGGTCAAAAGTTCCAATCACAAGATTTCGCTTTTGCGTTTTACGATGT ACGGTTATCCAAGCGTTGTGGTTGTAAAGCGAGCATATCGTTCAAGTTCTTCTCCGAAGGAGGACTTCCAGGTTATATTATCCAGGAGTTCAACGAGGTTCATAACCATTATATGGTTGCTCGAGACATCAAAGCATACACACATGAGTTCGACGTACAAATGGTGTTGGATGATATGGCTAACAAGAAGGAACTGTCCAAGGCGTTCGACGTACAAATGGTGTTGGATGATACG CTAATGATGCATTTTTCTGTGCTTGTGATACGCATGTATTGTATGATCTTCACGCTATTTACAGGAAAGGACAATCATGGAAGACCTGTAACTTTCGCCGCTGGTTTGGTGTACAACGAGAAAATAGGGGCTTTTGCTTGGTTATTCAAACATTTCGTTGAATGCATGGGTGTTGCTCCAAAGATGATCGTAACAGATCAAGATTTGGGGATGAGATCAGCTATTGAAGAGGTTCTTGTCGGTACTCGCCACAGATGGTGTATGTGGCATATTATGCATAAGTTGGCCACCAAGGTTCCGAACAGGTTACTGAGGGACGAAGATTTCAAGAAAGAATTCAATGCCTGTGTCTTGTCAAATCTGCTTGAACCCCACGAATTCGAAGAAGAGTGGAATGGAGTAGTGGAACGACATGGCCTGGAAGACATTGACTGGTTCAACACCTTGTACGACTATAG GACTACCTCCATATCTGAATCGGAGAATAGCTTCTATAAAAACTTTTTGAAGCCACGCGCCAACATTGCGAAATTCTACTTGAATTTCAACAATGCTCTGGAATTTCAGCGGAATAGTAGAACAAAGTTGGACTACCACGATGCAACTGCCCTACCCATATTGGCCACTACCTTGTCGTTCGAGAAACATGCTTCGACGATGTACACCGATAGTATGTTCAAGAAAATACAAGAGGAAATTGTTGAGGGTAATGATAGATGCCGCGTTCTGGGTTTTTCATCTACAGATATGGTTAACACCTACAAACTTGGAGACAACAATCGCAATTCATACTTTGTGAGACACGATAAGACTGATGAGTCATACTCGTGCGATTGCAAACT gaataatgaagtgaaaaaaattCCGGACAAATACAGTGAAAGTAGATGGATGAAGACTCCTTTAGCTAAGGCTGTCCATGGTCAGTTTGATGACACTTTACCTACCAAATCCATCGGTGATGACAGGCAAATCATTTCAAAGCAAGGGATTTTGATGTTCTATGGTTTTCTTCGACGATTTGAGACGGACATTGATGTGCTTCGTGCTTTCGTAGGTGGTGTTGAAGAACTTGGTAATTCTCTTCAATCTAGGACTCCTACAACGTCTGCCTCTGAAAAGAGGAGAATGATTGAAGAGTTTTGTGGAATGGTAAGACCTGAAGTAGTTGAGGTCCATCCTCTGGATGTTGTCAAAACAAAGGGCCACGCTAACAGCTCCGCTAGCCGTGTGATTTCGAAGAGAGAAAATGCTATATAG
- the LOC121769378 gene encoding E3 ubiquitin-protein ligase HAKAI homolog isoform X2: MLQIRLSKPASESGATAKPVPVDTVTVACPDHLVLADLPVAKGLGTASATAVIKSVGRRSRRQLGERVHFCVRCDFPVAIYGRLSPCEHAFCLDCARSHSLCYLCDERIQKIQTIKLMEGIFICAAPRCLKSFLKKSEFEMHINDVHADLLHPNKEKEGNESEAMSARKPSASDTTVQAPLRPIFSPHSSSQVHDREDKAQLPQSRDQPPLKPAAQQRPTPSFPGQAPDHPSEHPDGIPSHPFDRATSQNHFPRQTFEGHGQSGSRQDSADGMQPYFGAPYGMPRPDSAPEGGQGQGSLLGFPPSPAGPMNFPQNYPQWNAVPGSVPLEPPMVSQGSMDGFMNVDPQGRGFFQNDYGQNAGNKSLEQQRQGGNFVDPRDGKGILAPQPLHLPPPPLRPPPHLPQGSSYSGDGNHDGPPGFSWPAERRDSFGGGE; the protein is encoded by the exons ATGCTGCAGATTCGGCTGAGCAAGCCAGCTAGTGAAAGCGGTGCGACTGCGAAACCTGTGCCTGTGGACACTGTTACTGTCGCTTGCCCCGATCATCTTGTGCTAGCTGATCTTCCTGTGGCGAAGGGTTTGGGTACAGCATCTGCAACCGCTGTTATCAAGTCTGTTGGACGCCGCTCCCGTCGCCAGCTCGGTGAGCGTGTTCATTTCTGTGTTAGATGCGATTTTCCGGTTGCTATTTATGGGCGTCTG AGCCCATGTGAGCATGCCTTCTGTTTGGACTGTGCCAGGAGTCATTCTCTTTGTTATCT TTGTGATGAACGCATCCAGAAGATTCAGACAATCAAACTGATGGAAGGAATCTTCATATGTGCTGCCCCTCGTTGTCTCAAGTCCTTCTTAAAGAAGAGTGAATTTGAGATGCATATAAATGACGTCCATGCTGATCTTCTTCACCCCAATAAGGAGAAAGAAGGAAATGAATCAGAAGCGATGAGTGCTAGGAAACCTTCAGCCTCGGATACCACTGTTCAAGCACCCCTGAGGCCGATTTTCTCTCCCCATTCAAGTTCTCAAGTTCATGATCGCGAAGACAAAGCCCAGCTGCCTCAATCCAGGGATCAACCACCTTTGAAACCTGCTGCACAGCAAAGGCCAACACCATCTTTTCCGGGACAAGCTCCAGATCATCCATCAGAGCACCCTGATGGTATTCCATCACACCCCTTTGATAGAGCTACTTCCCAGAACCACTTTCCTAGGCAAACTTTTGAAGGTCATGGGCAGAGTGGTAGTCGACAAGATTCAG CTGATGGAATGCAACCGTACTTTGGTGCACCATATGGAATGCCAAGACCAGACTCTGCACCAGAAGGTGGACAAGGACAGGGCTCGTTGCTTGGTTTCCCTCCCAGTCCTGCTGGACCCATGAATTTTCCTCAAAATTATCCACAGTGGAATGCAGTTCCCGGTTCTGTGCCTTTGGAACCTCCTATGGTATCTCAAGGATCTATGGATGGCTTTATGAATGTCGATCCTCAAGGAAGAGGATTCTTCCAGAATGATTACGGACAGAATGCTGGGAATAAGAGTTTGGAGCAACAGAGGCAGGGTGGGAATTTTGTGGACCCAAGGGATGGTAAAGGAATATTGGCTCCCCAACCGCTTCATCTTCCTCCTCCACCTCTAAGACCTCCTCCCCATCTGCCTCAAGGCAGCTCATACTCTGGTGATGGGAATCATGATGGACCTCCGGGCTTCAGCTGGCCAGCAGAGAGGCGGGATAGCTTCGGAGGTGGGGAGTAG
- the LOC121769378 gene encoding E3 ubiquitin-protein ligase HAKAI homolog isoform X1 produces the protein MLQIRLSKPASESGATAKPVPVDTVTVACPDHLVLADLPVAKGLGTASATAVIKSVGRRSRRQLGERVHFCVRCDFPVAIYGRLSPCEHAFCLDCARSHSLCYLCDERIQKIQTIKLMEGIFICAAPRCLKSFLKKSEFEMHINDVHADLLHPNKEKEGNESEAMSARKPSASDTTVQAPLRPIFSPHSSSQVHDREDKAQLPQSRDQPPLKPAAQQRPTPSFPGQAPDHPSEHPDGIPSHPFDRATSQNHFPRQTFEGHGQSGSRQDSVNPNSGPAPPQYGYPPYAADGMQPYFGAPYGMPRPDSAPEGGQGQGSLLGFPPSPAGPMNFPQNYPQWNAVPGSVPLEPPMVSQGSMDGFMNVDPQGRGFFQNDYGQNAGNKSLEQQRQGGNFVDPRDGKGILAPQPLHLPPPPLRPPPHLPQGSSYSGDGNHDGPPGFSWPAERRDSFGGGE, from the exons ATGCTGCAGATTCGGCTGAGCAAGCCAGCTAGTGAAAGCGGTGCGACTGCGAAACCTGTGCCTGTGGACACTGTTACTGTCGCTTGCCCCGATCATCTTGTGCTAGCTGATCTTCCTGTGGCGAAGGGTTTGGGTACAGCATCTGCAACCGCTGTTATCAAGTCTGTTGGACGCCGCTCCCGTCGCCAGCTCGGTGAGCGTGTTCATTTCTGTGTTAGATGCGATTTTCCGGTTGCTATTTATGGGCGTCTG AGCCCATGTGAGCATGCCTTCTGTTTGGACTGTGCCAGGAGTCATTCTCTTTGTTATCT TTGTGATGAACGCATCCAGAAGATTCAGACAATCAAACTGATGGAAGGAATCTTCATATGTGCTGCCCCTCGTTGTCTCAAGTCCTTCTTAAAGAAGAGTGAATTTGAGATGCATATAAATGACGTCCATGCTGATCTTCTTCACCCCAATAAGGAGAAAGAAGGAAATGAATCAGAAGCGATGAGTGCTAGGAAACCTTCAGCCTCGGATACCACTGTTCAAGCACCCCTGAGGCCGATTTTCTCTCCCCATTCAAGTTCTCAAGTTCATGATCGCGAAGACAAAGCCCAGCTGCCTCAATCCAGGGATCAACCACCTTTGAAACCTGCTGCACAGCAAAGGCCAACACCATCTTTTCCGGGACAAGCTCCAGATCATCCATCAGAGCACCCTGATGGTATTCCATCACACCCCTTTGATAGAGCTACTTCCCAGAACCACTTTCCTAGGCAAACTTTTGAAGGTCATGGGCAGAGTGGTAGTCGACAAGATTCAG TTAACCCAAACTCAGGTCCAGCTCCACCTCAATACGGTTATCCTCCTTATGCAGCTGATGGAATGCAACCGTACTTTGGTGCACCATATGGAATGCCAAGACCAGACTCTGCACCAGAAGGTGGACAAGGACAGGGCTCGTTGCTTGGTTTCCCTCCCAGTCCTGCTGGACCCATGAATTTTCCTCAAAATTATCCACAGTGGAATGCAGTTCCCGGTTCTGTGCCTTTGGAACCTCCTATGGTATCTCAAGGATCTATGGATGGCTTTATGAATGTCGATCCTCAAGGAAGAGGATTCTTCCAGAATGATTACGGACAGAATGCTGGGAATAAGAGTTTGGAGCAACAGAGGCAGGGTGGGAATTTTGTGGACCCAAGGGATGGTAAAGGAATATTGGCTCCCCAACCGCTTCATCTTCCTCCTCCACCTCTAAGACCTCCTCCCCATCTGCCTCAAGGCAGCTCATACTCTGGTGATGGGAATCATGATGGACCTCCGGGCTTCAGCTGGCCAGCAGAGAGGCGGGATAGCTTCGGAGGTGGGGAGTAG